A genomic window from Paenibacillus antri includes:
- a CDS encoding helix-turn-helix domain-containing protein, protein MTNPYQLKQLVPHLDPAFPFNVFDIVPPEKQIMHLHWHDDWEIVYFRQGNAVFHIGSERVRPQPGDLLFVNRGLIHTGFAEDDEKVRYAAVVFHPSLVAGSLTDAYHLQIIGPFASGKSFFPIHIAAEHPQHPSVVALVEDLIAEYDAKARGYELAIRSKLHLLLIHLLRHHDVSDGRTRVHGFDEELYGRFKELIAYVENHYADKLTVQLAASIVSLSEYHFCRTFKKITGKTFVEYVNLHRINAAERLLVDTTMPVTEIAYRVGFSSINYFSQMFKQYKRCSPSQCRKRQGGHEE, encoded by the coding sequence ATGACGAATCCGTATCAACTGAAGCAGCTCGTTCCGCATCTGGATCCCGCATTCCCGTTCAACGTGTTCGACATCGTGCCGCCGGAGAAGCAAATCATGCATCTGCACTGGCATGACGACTGGGAGATCGTCTATTTCAGACAGGGCAACGCCGTCTTCCATATCGGATCGGAGCGAGTGCGCCCGCAGCCCGGCGATTTGCTCTTCGTCAACCGCGGCCTCATCCATACCGGCTTCGCGGAGGATGACGAGAAGGTGCGTTACGCCGCCGTCGTCTTCCATCCGTCTCTCGTCGCCGGATCGTTGACGGACGCCTATCATTTGCAAATCATCGGGCCGTTCGCCTCCGGGAAGAGCTTCTTTCCCATCCATATCGCCGCGGAGCACCCGCAGCATCCTTCCGTCGTCGCGCTCGTGGAGGACTTGATCGCCGAATACGACGCGAAAGCCAGAGGGTACGAGCTGGCCATTCGGTCTAAGCTTCATCTGCTGCTCATTCATCTGCTCCGCCACCACGACGTGTCCGACGGCCGCACCCGAGTGCACGGCTTCGACGAGGAGCTGTACGGCAGATTTAAGGAACTGATCGCCTACGTAGAGAACCATTATGCGGACAAGCTGACCGTGCAGCTCGCCGCCTCCATCGTCAGCTTGAGCGAATACCACTTCTGCCGCACCTTCAAGAAAATTACGGGCAAGACGTTCGTCGAATACGTCAACCTGCATCGCATCAACGCCGCCGAACGGCTGCTCGTCGACACGACGATGCCGGTGACGGAGATCGCCTACCGCGTCGGCTTCAGCAGCATTAACTACTTCAGCCAGATGTTTAAGCAATACAAGCGCTGCTCCCCGTCGCAATGCCGGAAGCGCCAGGGCGGCCATGAGGAGTGA
- a CDS encoding Gfo/Idh/MocA family protein translates to MTTKQVYTLGVVGLGEGRSIMSAALRSDRWELRQVCDLNPNVCRARADEFDFDRWTTSYEELLQDDAIDAIAIYTPDQLHYAHMKQALEAGKHAICTKPLLLSLNGAQELIELSARTGKHVFVGQSSRFFEPMLRQREDFEAGKHGELETVEAHYITDGRWFLEKGWSRQAGFSWMYNFMIHAADLVRWYLPGVEEVVGYGRCSETSRSYGLDAWDNMRFLLRDGEGRIGVVSGSYTLPTLGRDAEPTIQCTLRGTKGSSRAEYFRLHYYTHFAGEGKNVRTFDDLHGYYFRFEGESHHAGEYQNYIEYFADALDRGATPYPDVKEGVRTIAVLEAMRRSAANGGERVRVQDILDERGIEA, encoded by the coding sequence ATGACAACAAAGCAAGTGTATACGCTCGGCGTCGTTGGCTTAGGAGAAGGGCGAAGCATTATGTCCGCCGCCCTGCGGAGCGATCGCTGGGAGCTTCGGCAAGTGTGCGACCTGAACCCTAACGTTTGTCGGGCGCGGGCCGACGAGTTCGACTTCGATCGGTGGACGACGTCGTACGAGGAGCTGCTGCAGGACGACGCGATCGATGCGATCGCGATTTATACGCCGGATCAGCTGCATTACGCGCATATGAAGCAGGCGCTCGAGGCCGGCAAGCACGCGATCTGCACGAAGCCGCTGCTGCTGTCGCTGAACGGCGCCCAGGAGTTGATCGAGCTCTCGGCGCGGACCGGCAAGCATGTGTTCGTCGGGCAGAGCTCGCGGTTTTTCGAGCCGATGCTGCGGCAGCGGGAGGACTTCGAAGCCGGCAAGCACGGCGAGCTCGAGACGGTCGAGGCGCATTACATTACCGACGGGCGCTGGTTTCTCGAGAAGGGGTGGAGCCGGCAAGCGGGCTTCAGCTGGATGTACAACTTCATGATTCACGCGGCGGACTTGGTTCGCTGGTACTTACCGGGGGTCGAGGAGGTCGTCGGGTACGGACGGTGCAGCGAGACGAGCCGCAGCTACGGACTCGACGCTTGGGACAACATGAGGTTTTTGCTGCGGGACGGGGAGGGACGGATCGGCGTCGTCTCGGGCAGCTATACGCTGCCGACGCTCGGCCGGGACGCGGAGCCGACGATTCAGTGTACGCTGCGCGGGACGAAGGGGAGCTCGCGAGCGGAATATTTTCGACTGCATTATTATACGCACTTCGCCGGAGAGGGGAAGAACGTTCGGACGTTCGACGACCTTCATGGATATTACTTCCGCTTCGAGGGGGAGAGCCACCACGCGGGCGAATATCAGAATTACATCGAATATTTCGCCGACGCGTTGGACCGGGGCGCGACGCCGTACCCCGACGTCAAGGAGGGCGTGCGGACGATCGCCGTTCTCGAGGCGATGCGCAGAAGCGCCGCGAACGGAGGAGAGCGCGTCCGGGTGCAGGACAT